A genomic window from Glycine soja cultivar W05 chromosome 10, ASM419377v2, whole genome shotgun sequence includes:
- the LOC114369871 gene encoding CASP-like protein 5B3, which translates to MKDFPGTPGTVLGLALRISQFVFAAGSIASMATTPSFFNFTAFCYLIASMGLQVIWSFVLALLDAYALVKKKVLHNAVLVSLFVVGDWVTATLSLAAASSSAGITVLYFNDLGHCHFGEECQKYLISVALAFLSWFPISISSLIMLWLLAAG; encoded by the exons atgaaggattTCCCAGGGACACCGGGCACTGTCCTTGGTTTGGCTCTAAGGATATCACAGTTCGTTTTTGCTGCTGGATCAATTGCTTCCATGGCTACCACTCCCAGTTTCTTTAACTTTACAGCTTTTTG TTACTTGATAGCTTCAATGGGTTTACAAGTCATTTGGAGTTTTGTGCTTGCTTTATTGGATGCATATGCCTTGGTGAAAAAAAAGGTCCTCCACAACGCCGTACTGGTTAGCCTCTTTGTAGTTGGAGATTGG GTAACAGCAACACTATCTCTAGCCGCAGCGTCTTCCTCGGCTGGCATCACGGTTTTGTACTTCAATGATCTGGGACACTGCCATTTTGGAGAGGAATGCCAAAAGTACCTGATTTCAGTAGCATTAGCGTTCTTGAGCTGGTTCCCGATTTCAATATCATCCCTAATTATGCTCTGGCTATTAGCTGCAGGGTAG
- the LOC114370195 gene encoding WAT1-related protein At5g07050-like isoform X2, whose amino-acid sequence MQNARPKLTFALFMEIFVLSLLGVSVTLNMYFASLKYTNPTFVASMINTIASLTFIIAVALRFEVLDLRNPRGIAKVIGTIISLAGVLIMTLYKGPVMRNLWHPLIHIPGKSAAINEDWLKGSILTVSSCVTWSLWYIMQASTLKRYPAQLSLTTWMSFVGAAQSAAFTVIVEHNSSAWTIGLNVDLWSTIYGGVVVAGLIIYIQLWCTEKKGPVFVTVFNPLSTILVAILAYFVFGEKLYLGSIIGAIIVIIGLYFLLWGKEGDQEVYMKTKDKSQCSTVDPECRI is encoded by the exons ATGCA AAATGCAAGACCGAAGCTGACATTTGCTCTTTTCATGGAAATTTTTGTGCTTTCTCTGTTAGG ggTTAGTGTGACTCTTAATATGTACTTTGCAAGCCTAAAATACACAAATCCGACCTTTGTTGCTTCCATGATCAACACCATAGCTTCCCTTACCTTCATCATTGCAGTGGCACTCAG GTTTGAGGTTCTTGATCTTCGAAATCCTCGGGGTATAGCAAAAGTTATTGGGACCATTATCTCCTTAGCTGGTGTTTTGATCATGACACTGTACAAAGGACCCGTTATGAGAAATTTATGGCATCCACTAATCCATATTCCAGGGAAAAGTGCTGCTATAAATGAAGACTGGTTAAAGGGTTCAATTCTTACAGTTTCAAGTTGTGTTACATGGTCTTTATGGTACATTATGCAG GCATCCACTTTGAAAAGATACCCTGCCCAACTCTCACTCACCACGTGGATGAGCTTTGTTGGAGCAGCACAATCTGCTGCTTTCACAGTTATAGTAGAACACAACTCTTCAGCATGGACTATAGGGCTAAACGTTGACTTGTGGTCCACAATATATGGT GGAGTTGTTGTTGCTGGTTTGATAATCTACATTCAACTATGGTGCACTGAGAAAAAAGGGCCAGTTTTTGTCACAGTGTTTAATCCTCTTTCTACGATATTAGTGGCAATTCTAGCCTACTTTGTCTTTGGAGAGAAACTTTATTTGGGCAG CATCATAGGTGCAATAATTGTCATAATTGGTCTGTACTTTCTGTTGTGGGGCAAAGAAGGTGACCAAGAGGTTTATATGAAGACCAAAGATAAATCCCAGTGCAGTACTGTAGACCCAGAATGCAGAATATAG
- the LOC114370195 gene encoding WAT1-related protein At5g07050-like isoform X1, which yields MAQKKASHVLVCKELKPHLLMVLVQVGYTFLYFITEASFNHGMSPYVYVTYRHIVAAVVMFPFAYFLERNARPKLTFALFMEIFVLSLLGVSVTLNMYFASLKYTNPTFVASMINTIASLTFIIAVALRFEVLDLRNPRGIAKVIGTIISLAGVLIMTLYKGPVMRNLWHPLIHIPGKSAAINEDWLKGSILTVSSCVTWSLWYIMQASTLKRYPAQLSLTTWMSFVGAAQSAAFTVIVEHNSSAWTIGLNVDLWSTIYGGVVVAGLIIYIQLWCTEKKGPVFVTVFNPLSTILVAILAYFVFGEKLYLGSIIGAIIVIIGLYFLLWGKEGDQEVYMKTKDKSQCSTVDPECRI from the exons ATGGCACAGAAAAAAGCTTCTCATGTGCTTGTATGCAAAGAGTTAAAGCCACACCTGCTAATGGTCTTAGTCCAGGTGGGCTATACCTTTTTGTATTTCATCACTGAAGCCTCCTTCAATCATGGTATGAGCCCTTATGTGTATGTAACCTATCGCCATATTGTGGCTGCGGTTGTGATGTTCCCTTTTGCATACTTTTTGGAGAG AAATGCAAGACCGAAGCTGACATTTGCTCTTTTCATGGAAATTTTTGTGCTTTCTCTGTTAGG ggTTAGTGTGACTCTTAATATGTACTTTGCAAGCCTAAAATACACAAATCCGACCTTTGTTGCTTCCATGATCAACACCATAGCTTCCCTTACCTTCATCATTGCAGTGGCACTCAG GTTTGAGGTTCTTGATCTTCGAAATCCTCGGGGTATAGCAAAAGTTATTGGGACCATTATCTCCTTAGCTGGTGTTTTGATCATGACACTGTACAAAGGACCCGTTATGAGAAATTTATGGCATCCACTAATCCATATTCCAGGGAAAAGTGCTGCTATAAATGAAGACTGGTTAAAGGGTTCAATTCTTACAGTTTCAAGTTGTGTTACATGGTCTTTATGGTACATTATGCAG GCATCCACTTTGAAAAGATACCCTGCCCAACTCTCACTCACCACGTGGATGAGCTTTGTTGGAGCAGCACAATCTGCTGCTTTCACAGTTATAGTAGAACACAACTCTTCAGCATGGACTATAGGGCTAAACGTTGACTTGTGGTCCACAATATATGGT GGAGTTGTTGTTGCTGGTTTGATAATCTACATTCAACTATGGTGCACTGAGAAAAAAGGGCCAGTTTTTGTCACAGTGTTTAATCCTCTTTCTACGATATTAGTGGCAATTCTAGCCTACTTTGTCTTTGGAGAGAAACTTTATTTGGGCAG CATCATAGGTGCAATAATTGTCATAATTGGTCTGTACTTTCTGTTGTGGGGCAAAGAAGGTGACCAAGAGGTTTATATGAAGACCAAAGATAAATCCCAGTGCAGTACTGTAGACCCAGAATGCAGAATATAG